Proteins encoded together in one Benincasa hispida cultivar B227 chromosome 1, ASM972705v1, whole genome shotgun sequence window:
- the LOC120073471 gene encoding protein translocase subunit SECA2, chloroplastic isoform X2 — protein sequence MATARALPKPPSLLPSLQPTIGFVSPVSSQTSSSLPYRFRRHRSIVTSSSAATATPVAASLKETLGSVRKTWSDLTSMNYWVVRDYYRLVDSVNDFEPQMQSLTDEQLTAKTSEFRRRLRQGETLADIEAEAFAVVREAAKRKLRMRHFDVQIIGGAVLHDGSIAEMKTGEGKTLVSTLAAYLNALTGEGVHVVTVNDYLAQRDAEWMGRVHRFLGLSVGLIQRGMTAEERRSNYKCDITYTNNSELGFDYLRDNLAGNDGQLVMRWPKPFHFAIVDEVDSVLIDEGRNPLLISGEASKDAGRYPVAAKVAELLVKGVHYNVELKDNSVELTEEGIEMAEIALETNDLWDENDPWARFVMNALKAKEFYRRDVQYIVRNGKALIINELTGRVEEKRRWSEGIHQAVEAKEGLKIQADSVIVAQITYQSLFKLYPKLSGMTGTAKTEEKEFLKMFQTPVIEVPTNLPNIRKDLPIQAFATARGKWEYVRQEVEYMFRQGRPVLVGTTSVENSEYLSDLLKERKIPHNVLNARPKYAAREAETVAQAGRKRAITISTNMAGRGTDIILGGNPKMLAKEIIEDSLLSFLTKESPDYEIDGEEVSRKVLSKVNVGSSSLALLAKTALMAKYICKNEGRNWTYKEAKSIILESVEMSQSMNFKELERLADEQIEIYPLGPTVALAYLSVLEDCEVHCLKEGAEVKSLGGLHVIGTSLHESRRIDNQLRGRAGRQGDPGSTRFMVSLQDEMFQKFNFDTEWAVRLISRITNDEDIPIEGDAIVKQLLALQINAEKYFFGIRKSLVEFDEVLEVQRKHVYNLRQSILTGNNESCTQHIFQYMQAVVDEIVFNHVDPMKHPRSWSLGKLVQEFKTIGGKILEDLGAEITEEGLLKAIMKSHQTISTDVCNFHLPEMPKLPNAFRGIRMKNSSLERWLSICSDDLTPNGRYSMIANLLRKYLGDFLIASYLNVVQESGYDDLYVKEIERAVLVKTLDCFWRDHLINMNRLSSAVYK from the exons ATGGCTACCGCTCGTGCTCTTCCGAAGCCCCCTTCCTTGCTGCCGTCTCTGCAGCCCACCATTGGCTTTGTCAGTCCTGTTTCTTCCCAAACGTCGTCGTCATTGCCCTATCGTTTTCGGCGACACCGTTCAATTGTCACTTCCTCATCGGCGGCCACTGCCACTCCCGTTGCCGCGTCGTTGAAA GAGACTTTGGGGTCTGTTCGAAAGACTTGGAGTGATTTAACGAGCATGAATTATTGGGTTGTTCGTGATTACTATCGTCTTGTCGACTCCGTTAATGATTTTGAGCCGCAAATGCAGAGCCTCACCGATGAGCAG CTCACTGCAAAGACTTCGGAGTTCCGGAGAAGGCTTAGACAGGGAGAGACTTTGGCAGACATTGAAGCTG AGGCATTTGCTGTGGTCCGTGAAGCTGCGAAAAGAAAGCTTAGAATGCGCCACTTTGATGTACAG ATTATTGGTGGAGCAGTGCTGCATGATGGTTCAATAGCGGAAATGAAAACTGGTGAAGGAAAAACGTTGGTTTCTACGTTGGCAGCATATCTCAACGCCCTGACGGGCGAAGGTGTTCATG TTGTAACTGTGAATGACTATCTGGCTCAACGTGATGCTGAATGGATGGGTCGCGTTCATCGCTTTTTAGGTTTATCAGTGGGTTTGATACAG AGGGGGATGACGGCTGAAGAGAGGAGATCCAACTACAAATGTGATATCACTTACACAAATAACTCA GAACTTGGCTTTGATTATCTACGAGACAATCTAGCTGGAAATGATGGACAGCTTGTGATGAGATG GCCAAAACCATTCCATTTTGCTATAGTTGATGAAGTTGACTCAGTTCTAATTGATGAAGGAAGAAATCCTTTATTAATAAGCGGTGAG gCTAGCAAAGATGCTGGTCGATATCCAGTTGCAGCGAAGGTAGCGGAGCTGCTTGTGAAGGGAGTT CACTATAACGTGGAATTGAAAGACAATTCCGTGGAGTTGACTGAAGAAGGAATTGAAATGGCAGAGATTGCTCTTGAAACCAATGATTTATGGGATGAGAACGATCCATGGGCTAG ATTTGTGATGAATGCACTTAAGGCTAAAGAATTTTATCGACGTGATGTCCAGTATATAGTTAGGAATGGAAAAGCTCTGATAATAAATGAG CTGACAGGCAGAgtggaagaaaaaagaagatggTCTGAGGGAATACATCAGGCAGTAGAGGCCAAAGAAGGCCTGAAGATTCAg GCTGATTCAGTTATAGTGGCGCAAATCACGTATCAGTCGCTATTCAAGCTCTATCCAAAGTTATCAGGGATGACTGGAACTGCAAAAACAGAG GAGAAGGAGTTCTTGAAAATGTTTCAGACACCTGTAATTGAAGTGCCGACAAACTTGCCAAACATACGTAAAGACTTACCTATCCAAGCTTTTGCT ACTGCTAGAGGAAAATGGGAATATGTTCGCCAAGAAGTTGAATACATGTTCAGACAAGGTCGTCCTGTTTTAGTTGGAACCACCAG CGTTGAGAATTCTGAATATTTGTCTGACTTACTGAAGGAACGAAAAATTCCCCACAATGTCTTGAATGCTCGGCCCAAG TATGCAGCTAGGGAAGCTGAAACTGTTGCACAAGCTGGAAGGAAACGTGCCATCACCATTTCAACAAATATGGCTGGAAGAGGCACTGACATAATTCTAGGAGGAAACCCCAAA ATGCTTGCGAAAGAAATTATAGAAGACAGCCTGCTTTCGTTTCTGACAAAAGAATCTCCTGATTATGAAATTGATGGCGAAGAAGTTTCAAGGAAG GTGTTGTCCAAGGTAAATGTTGGATCGTCGTCATTAGCTTTGCTAGCCAAGACAGCTTTAATGG CTAAATATATATGCAAAAATGAAGGTAGAAACTGGACGTATAAAGAGGCAAAATCCATAATCTTAGAGTCGGTTGAAATGAGCCAATCTATGAATTTTAAAGAGTTAGAGAGGCTGGCTGATGAACAGATCGAGATATACCCTCTTGGCCCCACTGTAGCACTTGCCTATTTGTCAGTTTTAGAGGATTGTGAAGTGCACTGTTTGAAAGAAGGGGCTGAAGTAAAAAGTCTTGGAGGTCTTCACGTTATAGGAACATCTTTACATGAGTCCCGGAGAATTGATAATCAG CTTCGTGGGAGAGCAGGAAGACAAGGAGACCCTGGATCGACCCGGTTTATGGTCAG CTTGCAAGATGAGATGTTTCAAAAGTTCAATTTTGATACAGAATGGGCTGTGAGACTCATTTCTCGGATAACTAACGATGAAGATATTCCAATTGAAGGTGACGCAATTGTGAAACAG CTGTTGGCCCTACAAATTAATGCAGAGAAATACTTCTTCGGCATACGGAAGAGCTTAGTTGAATTTGATGAAGTGTTAGAG GTGCAGCGCAAGCATGTCTATAACCTTCGACAGTCAATTTTGACTGGCAATAATGAAAGTTGTACTCAACACATATTTCA GTATATGCAAGCTGTGGTTGATGAGATCGTCTTTAATCATGTTGATCCGATGAAG CATCCCAGAAGCTGGAGTTTGGGTAAACTTGTGCAAGAATTCAAGACAATCGGGGGGAAGATATTGGAGG ACTTGGGTGCAGAAATCACTGAGGAAGGATTATTAAAAGCCATTATGAAATCACATCAAACGATCTCTACAGATGTTTGCAACTTCCACCTTCCTGAAATGCCAAAACTTCCTAATGCCTTCAGAGGAATTCGCATGAAAAATTCTTCACTGGAACGCTGGCTTTCAATCTGCTCTGATGATTTGACTCC AAATGGAAGGTATAGCATGATTGCTAACCTACTCCGCAAATACCTCGGGGATTTTCTGATTGCTTCATATTTAAATGTCGTTCAAGAATCTGGCTACGATGATTTATATGTTAAGGAAATTGAG AGAGCTGTTCTTGTGAAGACTTTAGATTGTTTCTGGAGGGATCATCTCATAAACATGAACAGACTCAGTTCTGCGGTATATAA GTAA
- the LOC120073471 gene encoding protein translocase subunit SECA2, chloroplastic isoform X1: MATARALPKPPSLLPSLQPTIGFVSPVSSQTSSSLPYRFRRHRSIVTSSSAATATPVAASLKETLGSVRKTWSDLTSMNYWVVRDYYRLVDSVNDFEPQMQSLTDEQLTAKTSEFRRRLRQGETLADIEAEAFAVVREAAKRKLRMRHFDVQIIGGAVLHDGSIAEMKTGEGKTLVSTLAAYLNALTGEGVHVVTVNDYLAQRDAEWMGRVHRFLGLSVGLIQRGMTAEERRSNYKCDITYTNNSELGFDYLRDNLAGNDGQLVMRWPKPFHFAIVDEVDSVLIDEGRNPLLISGEASKDAGRYPVAAKVAELLVKGVHYNVELKDNSVELTEEGIEMAEIALETNDLWDENDPWARFVMNALKAKEFYRRDVQYIVRNGKALIINELTGRVEEKRRWSEGIHQAVEAKEGLKIQADSVIVAQITYQSLFKLYPKLSGMTGTAKTEEKEFLKMFQTPVIEVPTNLPNIRKDLPIQAFATARGKWEYVRQEVEYMFRQGRPVLVGTTSVENSEYLSDLLKERKIPHNVLNARPKYAAREAETVAQAGRKRAITISTNMAGRGTDIILGGNPKMLAKEIIEDSLLSFLTKESPDYEIDGEEVSRKVLSKVNVGSSSLALLAKTALMAKYICKNEGRNWTYKEAKSIILESVEMSQSMNFKELERLADEQIEIYPLGPTVALAYLSVLEDCEVHCLKEGAEVKSLGGLHVIGTSLHESRRIDNQLRGRAGRQGDPGSTRFMVSLQDEMFQKFNFDTEWAVRLISRITNDEDIPIEGDAIVKQLLALQINAEKYFFGIRKSLVEFDEVLEVQRKHVYNLRQSILTGNNESCTQHIFQYMQAVVDEIVFNHVDPMKHPRSWSLGKLVQEFKTIGGKILEDLGAEITEEGLLKAIMKSHQTISTDVCNFHLPEMPKLPNAFRGIRMKNSSLERWLSICSDDLTPNGRYSMIANLLRKYLGDFLIASYLNVVQESGYDDLYVKEIERAVLVKTLDCFWRDHLINMNRLSSAVNVRSFGHRNPLEEYKIDGCRFFISVLSATRRLTVESLLRYWSSSMEIQEITF; this comes from the exons ATGGCTACCGCTCGTGCTCTTCCGAAGCCCCCTTCCTTGCTGCCGTCTCTGCAGCCCACCATTGGCTTTGTCAGTCCTGTTTCTTCCCAAACGTCGTCGTCATTGCCCTATCGTTTTCGGCGACACCGTTCAATTGTCACTTCCTCATCGGCGGCCACTGCCACTCCCGTTGCCGCGTCGTTGAAA GAGACTTTGGGGTCTGTTCGAAAGACTTGGAGTGATTTAACGAGCATGAATTATTGGGTTGTTCGTGATTACTATCGTCTTGTCGACTCCGTTAATGATTTTGAGCCGCAAATGCAGAGCCTCACCGATGAGCAG CTCACTGCAAAGACTTCGGAGTTCCGGAGAAGGCTTAGACAGGGAGAGACTTTGGCAGACATTGAAGCTG AGGCATTTGCTGTGGTCCGTGAAGCTGCGAAAAGAAAGCTTAGAATGCGCCACTTTGATGTACAG ATTATTGGTGGAGCAGTGCTGCATGATGGTTCAATAGCGGAAATGAAAACTGGTGAAGGAAAAACGTTGGTTTCTACGTTGGCAGCATATCTCAACGCCCTGACGGGCGAAGGTGTTCATG TTGTAACTGTGAATGACTATCTGGCTCAACGTGATGCTGAATGGATGGGTCGCGTTCATCGCTTTTTAGGTTTATCAGTGGGTTTGATACAG AGGGGGATGACGGCTGAAGAGAGGAGATCCAACTACAAATGTGATATCACTTACACAAATAACTCA GAACTTGGCTTTGATTATCTACGAGACAATCTAGCTGGAAATGATGGACAGCTTGTGATGAGATG GCCAAAACCATTCCATTTTGCTATAGTTGATGAAGTTGACTCAGTTCTAATTGATGAAGGAAGAAATCCTTTATTAATAAGCGGTGAG gCTAGCAAAGATGCTGGTCGATATCCAGTTGCAGCGAAGGTAGCGGAGCTGCTTGTGAAGGGAGTT CACTATAACGTGGAATTGAAAGACAATTCCGTGGAGTTGACTGAAGAAGGAATTGAAATGGCAGAGATTGCTCTTGAAACCAATGATTTATGGGATGAGAACGATCCATGGGCTAG ATTTGTGATGAATGCACTTAAGGCTAAAGAATTTTATCGACGTGATGTCCAGTATATAGTTAGGAATGGAAAAGCTCTGATAATAAATGAG CTGACAGGCAGAgtggaagaaaaaagaagatggTCTGAGGGAATACATCAGGCAGTAGAGGCCAAAGAAGGCCTGAAGATTCAg GCTGATTCAGTTATAGTGGCGCAAATCACGTATCAGTCGCTATTCAAGCTCTATCCAAAGTTATCAGGGATGACTGGAACTGCAAAAACAGAG GAGAAGGAGTTCTTGAAAATGTTTCAGACACCTGTAATTGAAGTGCCGACAAACTTGCCAAACATACGTAAAGACTTACCTATCCAAGCTTTTGCT ACTGCTAGAGGAAAATGGGAATATGTTCGCCAAGAAGTTGAATACATGTTCAGACAAGGTCGTCCTGTTTTAGTTGGAACCACCAG CGTTGAGAATTCTGAATATTTGTCTGACTTACTGAAGGAACGAAAAATTCCCCACAATGTCTTGAATGCTCGGCCCAAG TATGCAGCTAGGGAAGCTGAAACTGTTGCACAAGCTGGAAGGAAACGTGCCATCACCATTTCAACAAATATGGCTGGAAGAGGCACTGACATAATTCTAGGAGGAAACCCCAAA ATGCTTGCGAAAGAAATTATAGAAGACAGCCTGCTTTCGTTTCTGACAAAAGAATCTCCTGATTATGAAATTGATGGCGAAGAAGTTTCAAGGAAG GTGTTGTCCAAGGTAAATGTTGGATCGTCGTCATTAGCTTTGCTAGCCAAGACAGCTTTAATGG CTAAATATATATGCAAAAATGAAGGTAGAAACTGGACGTATAAAGAGGCAAAATCCATAATCTTAGAGTCGGTTGAAATGAGCCAATCTATGAATTTTAAAGAGTTAGAGAGGCTGGCTGATGAACAGATCGAGATATACCCTCTTGGCCCCACTGTAGCACTTGCCTATTTGTCAGTTTTAGAGGATTGTGAAGTGCACTGTTTGAAAGAAGGGGCTGAAGTAAAAAGTCTTGGAGGTCTTCACGTTATAGGAACATCTTTACATGAGTCCCGGAGAATTGATAATCAG CTTCGTGGGAGAGCAGGAAGACAAGGAGACCCTGGATCGACCCGGTTTATGGTCAG CTTGCAAGATGAGATGTTTCAAAAGTTCAATTTTGATACAGAATGGGCTGTGAGACTCATTTCTCGGATAACTAACGATGAAGATATTCCAATTGAAGGTGACGCAATTGTGAAACAG CTGTTGGCCCTACAAATTAATGCAGAGAAATACTTCTTCGGCATACGGAAGAGCTTAGTTGAATTTGATGAAGTGTTAGAG GTGCAGCGCAAGCATGTCTATAACCTTCGACAGTCAATTTTGACTGGCAATAATGAAAGTTGTACTCAACACATATTTCA GTATATGCAAGCTGTGGTTGATGAGATCGTCTTTAATCATGTTGATCCGATGAAG CATCCCAGAAGCTGGAGTTTGGGTAAACTTGTGCAAGAATTCAAGACAATCGGGGGGAAGATATTGGAGG ACTTGGGTGCAGAAATCACTGAGGAAGGATTATTAAAAGCCATTATGAAATCACATCAAACGATCTCTACAGATGTTTGCAACTTCCACCTTCCTGAAATGCCAAAACTTCCTAATGCCTTCAGAGGAATTCGCATGAAAAATTCTTCACTGGAACGCTGGCTTTCAATCTGCTCTGATGATTTGACTCC AAATGGAAGGTATAGCATGATTGCTAACCTACTCCGCAAATACCTCGGGGATTTTCTGATTGCTTCATATTTAAATGTCGTTCAAGAATCTGGCTACGATGATTTATATGTTAAGGAAATTGAG AGAGCTGTTCTTGTGAAGACTTTAGATTGTTTCTGGAGGGATCATCTCATAAACATGAACAGACTCAGTTCTGCG GTAAATGTGAGAAGCTTTGGGCACAGGAATCCTCTAGAGGAATACAAGATTGATGGTTGTCGATTTTTCATCTCAGTGCTGAGTGCAACACGAAGGCTTACTGTGGAATCACTCTTGCGTTATTGGTCATCCTCCATGGAGATTCAAGAAATAACTTTTTGA